A portion of the Thermothelomyces thermophilus ATCC 42464 chromosome 5, complete sequence genome contains these proteins:
- a CDS encoding RTA1 like protein produces MSTQTPPPGWRPTYDTCHEVSQLCPVQATTLGYYPNEGVNIFLAIAYGLAALVTIVIGVWKRTWGYSLAVGAGCILEFAGYIGRILLSKNPWNDGAFKLQIVAIILGPTLICVGLYFTLKHAVLALNRSLSRVKPRLYPLFFVPADVSCLVIQAIGGGIAASAGRDKYDLLQHGNRTIMAGIVLQVVVLAAFGALGADYLFRTGRSFKSGAVAPEHRAGAALWATRKFRMFLWAIGIAYTTLLIRCIYRIAEMAGGWGNHIMQDEPSFIVLESFMVLIASALLAVFAPGIFFPQMSHSYVAPEDEKRPQTESDSAGTEMEHV; encoded by the exons ATGTCGACACAAACGCCTCCGCCTGGGTGGCGCCCTACCTACGATACCTGCCATGAGGTGTCACAACTCTGCCCCGTTCAAGCCACGACACTCGGCTACTATCCTAATGAGGGCGTCAACATCTTTCTCGCCATCGCATATGGTTTGGCCGCATTGGTCACCATTGTCATTGGCGTCTGGAAGAGGACCTGGGGTTACTCTCTCGCCGTCGGGGCCGGATGCATTCTAGAGTTCGCCG GCTACATTGGCCGTATCCTTTTGTCCAAGAACCCCTGGAACGACGGGGCGTTCAAGCTGCAAATTGTCGCCATCATCCTCGGGCCCACCCTCATCTGCGTCGGCCTATATTTTACTCTGAAGCACGCCGTGCTCGCCCTCAACCGCTCCCTCAGCCGCGTCAAGCCACGCCTGTACCCCTTGTTCTTCGTCCCCGCCGATGTCTCCTGCCTTGTCATCCAGGccatcggcggcggcattGCTGCGTCCGCCGGGCGAGACAAGTACGATCTTCTCCAGCACGGCAACAGAACCATCATGGCCGGCATCGTGCTCCAGGTAGTCGTCCTGGCTGCTTTCGGCGCCCTCGGGGCCGACTACCTGTTCCGGACCGGCCGGTCCTTCAAGAGCGGCGCTGTGGCGCCCGAGCACCGGGCTGGCGCAGCCCTCTGGGCAACTAGGAAGTTCCGCATGTTCTTGTGGGCCATCGGGATCGCTTACACCACCCTGCTGATCCGATGTATCTACCGTATCGCCGAGATGGCCGGTGGCTGGGGCAACCACATTATGCAGGACGAGCCCTCGTTCATCGTGCTCGAGTCCTTCATGGTCCTGATCGCGAGCGCCTTGCTGGCCGTGTTTGCGCCGGGCATCTTCTTCCCGCAGATGTCGCACAGTTATGTGGCCCCCGAGGACGAGAAACGGCCGCAGACCGAGAGCGACTCGGCCGGGACCGAGATGGAACATGTCTAG
- a CDS encoding Dihydrodipicolinate synthetase-like protein, translated as MSENAPRVPPKGVFVPSPTFFKPISEGQNSVQPPVDTETQVKHSIFLARSGVTGIAILGSTGETVHLTREERRDLVSAVRKGLDGAGFPDYPLMAGVLTNGGLDETVEWLSDYAEAGAQWGLVLCPGYFGAAVSQQNIVDWYTAVAGYSPIPILIYNYPGVTNNVQVLPETYRTLAKHPKIVGCKMSHGNVSHHVQVSLDPEIDHDKFRVYSGFGNLLGPIVAFGAAGVIDGMAAYYPKTVVRLMQLMLQAEPNPETRAEIRRLQFAVGRAEEFVMRYGIMGIREATSRVAGFGNLEGGRLPLRGSLPEGVWEQAKGLFLQEIEAFESSL; from the exons ATGTCGGAAAACGCGCCACGCGTCCCGCCCAAGGGCGTCTTCGTGCCATCGCCTACCTTCTTCAAGCCGATTTCCGAAGGGCAAAACTCGGTTCAACCCCCCGTCGACACCGAGACACAAGTGAAGCACAGCATCTTCCTGGCGCGGTCAGGCGTCACGGGCATCGCCATCCTGGGGAGCACGGGCGAGACCGTGCACCTGACGCGGGAGGAGCGCCGCGACCTGGTGTCGGCGGTGCGCAAGGGGCTCGACGGGGCCGGCTTCCCGGACTACCCGCTCATGGCGGGCGTGCTGACCAACGGCGGGCTGGACGAGACTGTGGAGTGGCTGTCCGACTACGCCGAGGCGGGAGCCCAGTGGGGGCTGGTGCTGTGCCCGGGCTACTTTGGCGCCGCCGTGTCGCAACAGAACATCGTCGACTGGTACACCGCCGTCGCTGGCTACAGCCCCATCCCCATCCTCATCTACAACTACCCGGGCGTCACCAACAACGTCCAGGTGCTGCCCGAGACGTACCGCACGTTGGCCAAACACCCCAAGATTGTCGGCTGCAAAAT GTCCCACGGCAATGTCTCGCACCACGTTCAGGTGTCGCTCGACCCGGAAATTGACCACGACAAGTTCCGCGTGTACAGTGGGTTTGGGAACCTGCTTGGGCCCATCGTGGCGTTTGGCGCGGCCGGCGTCATCGATGGCATGGCGGCATATTACCCAAAGACCGTGGTTCGGCTGATGCAGCTGATGCTGCAGGCGGAGCCGAACCCGGAGACCCGGGCCGAGATCCGCAGGTTACAGTTTGCTGTTGGCCGGGCCGAAGAGTTCGTCATGAGGTATGGCATCATGGGTATCAGGGAAGCCACCTCCCGGGTCGCTGGGTTTGGCAACCTGGAGGGCGGCCGGCTGCCGCTGCGCGGGAGCCTGCCCGAAGGGGTGTGGGAGCAGGCGAAGGGACTGTTCCTGCAGGAGATAGAGGCGTTCGAGTCTTCGCTATAG